Within Pseudomonas paeninsulae, the genomic segment TAATCAGTCCAATTTTATAGCGCTTAAGGTTGCCGAACCAACGCGGCGCCTTATACGGACGAAACATGCCGATGTACACTTCGTTCGCACTTTGCGAGCGGTTGGTGGCACTCAGCGGCAAGGTAGCAGCAGAAAAGGTCGCACTGACCGAAAGAATATCCGACAGCGCCGAGTTGATGCCATCGACTATCGCATTTTCATTTTTCGCGGCGAAATATTTCCCACCGCCGACATCGGCCGCACTCAAAAACAACTTGGTTTGACTAGCATCTTGATGGGCATTAAACACATCGATCAAATAGGAGGTCACCTTGACTCGCTGAATTACTGAGTTGCCCGAAAAAGCATCAGTCACTGTAAATGGCACACCATAGTTATGGAGAAACTTGCTCCAGTCATCAAGGTTCCAAGCTGCACCAGACGTAGTGTCGAAAGAGCCTACAACAGGCGCCACTGTTGTGGTGGTTTCACCAGCCTGTGACACCACAAACTTCGAGGTTGATTTTGTACATGCTTGGGGGGTAGCTGTACTACATGAGCAGTTACTTTTCCCTACGCACAACCCTGTGGCATTCTCCGCCGTAGTACAGTTATTAACCTCGTTGTTCTTGTAACATTGCGCTGAATAGCCCAACTGAGTTGCTGGAGTGGTAGTTGTAGTGGTCGTAAACTGAGGCAGCGGCAGTGGAGCGCCACCACTCAACCCGGCAAGCTTCTCGGGAGAATCCCCTAAAGCGGTATAGAGCGCCTTAAGAGCATCGCTGTTAGTCGACGAATCATCCGCCGGCCCGCTCGAATTGGGGTTACCAATAAAGATCAGATAGGTATTCGAGCACAAATTATCGTCGGCTATTGGCGTAGCGAAGCGAGAGTACAGGCTACTGTAGCCACCGGGATCTGCCTTGGTACTTTCCGTACCACCCCCAGCGTAACTTTGCGAAAAACCGCCAAGGTAGTTGTAAAAATCGTACATCAAATTACCGTAAGCGGTATTCGCGCTACGCTTCTCCTTGTTGTCATTGACCCCGCCTGGGGCGAGTATTTCATCAAGCTCTTCGCTCAGCGCTTTATAGCCATTAGGCGTCAACGCTTGCAAATCGAAGCGCACAAAACCGCCGTCCTCACCGGCATTACCGGAGGTCGTAAACTCAAGCATACCCACATTAAACTTGGCCACGCTGGTGGTATTGTCCACCATGCCTGCAAGGGCCGTTTTGATGGCGCGCGCCTCGGATTCCCCCTGCGTCAGACCGCCAGGCCACTTCTGTGATGCACGCGACCAGTTAGCCGTATTATCCAAGATAAAGACGATATTGGGTAAGGCGGAATTCGCTTCTCCCCCGATGAAAATATCAATGTCTTCCGCCTTAGCCATACCAAGCGGAAAATTCAACGCCATTAAAATTGCCATCAGCTTGATGAACCTAAGCCATATATTCACTTTTAGTCTCCTCCATTTATCCGGGACAGATACCACTGACTTTATTGGCACTGGCACGCATACCCACGCCCTGAGTCATGACGGCTTGCGCCCCCGTCAGGTTATCCGTTGCTGTGGCTGTCAACTCGAATACTGCATTGACGCACAAGGAATTCTGCCCATTCATAAAACAATCGGCATCACGCGGCATAACCAAGTCGTCATTCTTTATATTGAGGATAATTACGCAACTGGGCGGAGCAACCGCGACCGTTATATCGTTGATGCCATCACCGTTGACGTCGTAGCACTTGCTGTTCGCCTGGCCGCAGCTGTTGGTAAACATCGCCGTAGGGCTGCTCACGATTTTCGTGCTGCTGATCGCTTCTTCCAAAGCAGAACTGGCAGCATGTAATACCAGCTCCCGGCTTTCCATGTTTTGCACCACCTGCAGATTGGTTTGGGTAAGGTTGAACCCACTCACCGCCATCAGGGTAACCAGTAGCAACATGAGAAGCGCGACAACAAGCACCACGCCTTGCTGCGAATTCCCGGAAGGAATGTGTACGAGCCGCTTCATGACCTTTCCCTCCGGCCAGAGACATTGGGCAAATTCACTGTGGTGGAATAAACCTGCCGTTTGAAGCCCTTCAACGCGGCAGGCACGCTGTAATTAGAACTCCCCAACTGATAAGTGCGCGCATCGGTATAGCCATTGGTTGGATCAAGATTGCGGGCAACCAGCCAGACTCGCACGGCGACCACATTCGACCACTGGGTGGCGGCTGGGCTGACTGAAAAGGAATTAACCTCGCCATCCCCGTCGGTATCGAGTCCGTACTCAAATTGCAGTGTCTCGATACCATCAACCAGTGGACTTGTGAAACTATAATCAATGCCACTCAATTCTTTTCGCGTGAGCACATCATCGGCTGTCACGTAGTAGACCCTGCTCAGCAGTCGGTAAATAGGCGCCGTTTTAGTGCAGTCTCGCTGTTTGTACGTCAGACCAGCGGCAGCGGAAGCCAAGAGAACCACACCGGGAGAGGAGTTTTTGCAGGCTGAAACCTGCAGATGAACATCTCCGGCCTTAAACGCCGGGCAATTTGTCGAGCCGACGTCACAAGTACTAGCCCGACGAATAGCAATGAAATCGCTACCGCTCTTAGCCGCAGCACAGTTAGTGCCTGAACCAATCACCCCCTGCACTGGAACTCCCAATGCATTTTGAATATCTACTACTGCAGTAGGGCATATCGGTGGAAGCAACGCCGGAGCCGCTTGAGTGCCCGCCTCGCCCAAGTACCCGGCATTGCGCAACTCATCCGCAAGCAGTGAAAGAGCGTAAGCGCCGTTTTCGATTTGCCTGCCTGTCTTCTCGATTTCGCCACGGGTGCGACTGTTATTGATGAACACTTCGGACACGGCAAGCAGGATGACTATACCGAGTACCATGGCCACCATGATTTCGATCAAGGAAAAGCCCCGTTGCCGCAGGCATGCACACAAAAACATTTTGGAACTCATGTTCATACCCCCAGATAGGCCAACGTCACATCCACGAAAACCTCCCGACGCTGGCGGTCATCGCCATAGCTTTCTTTCCCGCAAGCCGAGGCAGGGGCTACTGTTGGCGAAAGCCCTTGCCATACCACCGTGACCCTGACCACCATCTGACTGGTCGCTGAACCGCTAATGCTCTCAATACAACCTCGCGCACCGATCATCGCGCTCAACTTTTGCGTACCTTCCGTGATTGAGGCCCCTTTGAGCGCCTGATTCCAGGCACAAAGATCGTTTTCAACTACATTTCCCGACGTACAGTCCGTTGCATCTCCCAAGGCATTGTTAATGCCATAGAGAGTCGCACTGACATACCGAGCATCACGGGCGGCGGAGACATTACTCCGCAGACGATTGGCCATATCTCCAACCAGCATCACTGCCTGCGCTCGCTGATAAGCCTCGAACTGCGAATTCAACATGCGCGCCTGCATGCCCGCCAACCCCATCAAGCCTACGGCCAGCACCAAGAGCGTAATCAAAACTTCGATAAGGGTGAAACCTGCCTGGAAGGCTGTATAAATCCTTGCTGGCCGCATATCAACACCCGCCCTTTGCCGAACTGACCCGCCCATCGACACCCAGAGTCAGGCAACTTAGTTTTGCCGCGTCGGAGGTCGAACTGACTTCAAACTTAGCTTCAGCACCCACTCGACCAGAGGCCTTAAAGGCAATAGCAGCTGCTGGCCCAGATATCGCAACCCCCCCCGTCAGGACTTGACTGAGTATTGCAGCACCGCCGCTCGGGATAATACTCCACCCTCCACCCCAACCTCCGGTCGCCGCAGGGCTTAGCGTGACCTGCCTGTTGCGCTTGATCGCTTCTGAACGCGCCAGAACCAAGGCAGAATGCAGATCCGTCGTTGTCGCGCGAACGCGTTGATTAGCGACCATCCCCTTATATGAGGGAATCGCGATACCCACCAAAATCGCCAAGACTACCAAGCCGATCATCAGCTCCATCAAAGTGAAGCCATTGCATTTGCTCAAGCCCACCCCTCGACCACGCCATAGCGCCGAGTCTTCGACCTTGCCAGCCCCTTTAATCACGCCAGCCTTCAGAGAGCATGAAGCGGCAACAGCCCGACACATCACCAAGCACCCCCTGCCCATGTTTTGCTGCCAGCCTGATTAATAACCAAATTTCCATCTCCGGCTTGAACAGTGCCTGTTTTGGGAGCAGCCGTGATGGTAAAGGTTGGCGGGGTGCCAGCCCCAACACTTATAGTGATGGTGTAGTTGCGCTGAACGCTACTTGGCTGGGTGGCCCCCAAGGCCGATTCACTACTGGCGTAAGCCCTCGCATCCATAAGGTACTGCTGCTCCCTCTGAGCCAGGTCCATAACGTAAGCCTGTGCTTCTCCGCGGTTTGCTCGAACCACATATTGGGTGTATGACGGGTAAGCAATCGCTGCCAGGATTCCAATGATCGCGATCACGATCATCAACTCGATCAGGCTAAACCCCCGCTGTTCAGTTCGCTTCACCATGTTCCCTCTCGCCGTTGGTTTTATCCACATGCCCTACTCATGTCCCGGTAGGGTACGAATCATTGCACTGGAATACCGCTAACCAGTACGGAGTTTCGACAGTTGGAGCGTTTCAACTCACAGACGGCCATGCCCATCGTTTCAGGTGAATCCAGCAGCTTTCTTGCCCTTTTCTTTGCAAAAACCGGTTTCCCGACTAGAGCTTATAGGCCGGACGTAGAAAAGACCCCGACTTACGCGACCACCGGAGTCGAGGCGGAGACGACCGGCACACTCCCTACCAGGATGGCAGGGGAACTCAACAAAGAGGCACGGACGCCATGTACCGCCACGCATACGGTTTCACCCTTGTCGAACTGCTTACCTCGCTCAGCATCCTTACCCTGCTGGCGACTGTAGGCGTGCCCAGTGCCCAGCAGTTCATGGGCAATCAACAACTGGTCAGCGCCAGCAATACGCTGGCGGCGAACCTGTCGCTGGCTCGCAGCGAATCGATCAAGCGCCGCCAGCCGGTACTGGTCGACAACGTCGATGGCGACTGGGCCAGTGGTTGGCGGGTATTCGTCGACCTGAACAACAACGGCCAACTGGATGAGGGCGAACCCTTACTCAGACAGGAACAGTCGCTGCCCAAGGGCGTGATTGCCAAGGGCAATACGCCAGTCAGGCGCTATGTACGCTACACCCCGCTCGGCAACGCCAAGCTGTTGAGCGGCGCCTTTCAGGCGGGAACGCTGACGCTCTGTCACGCGACCGGCGAGCAGGCGGTCAGGCGCTTGGTGTTAAGCGCGAGCGGCAGACTTAGACGAGCCAGGGATGAGCCGGATTATTGCTGAAGGGGCACGCAATCCATATCAGGGTGTCACTCGCCGCAGGCAGTGCACCGTGGTTGATCGGCGCGGCGCAAATCTGGCGGATTGTCGCTGCGCTCCGAAGCCGCCCTACGGAACGTCGCCGAACGCACGATCTGGCATAACCCGCAATCCGTAGGGTGCAGCAGACAGTGCACCGTGGTTCAGCGGCGCGGCACACATCCTCCTGGAGGGCTGTCGCTACGCTCCAAACGGAACGCCGCCCGGACCGCCCTATTCTCTGCGCCCAGCTCAGGCTGCTCAGAGCTGCTGAACGCGCAGCTCCTTCGGCATCGAGAACGTCACGTTCTCCGGCCGCCCCGCCAGCACGCTCTCCCCTATCGCGCCCCAGGCTTGCAGTTGGCTAACGACGCCGCGCACCAGCACTTCCGGCGCCGATGCACCGGCAGTGATGCCGATGCCGCTAACGCCATCGAACCACTCGCGCTTGAGATCTTCGGCGCCGTCGATCAGGGAGGCCGGGGTGCCCATGCGTTCGGCCAGTTCGCGCAGGCTATTGGAGTTGGAGCTGTTAGGGCTGCCGACCACCAGCAGCACGTCACTCTCGGCCGCCAGTAGCTTGACCGCATCCTGGCGGTTCCGGGTGGCGTAGCAGATGTCGTCCTTGCGCGGCCCACCGATGCTGGGGAATTTGTTGCGCAGGGCGTCGATGACCTTGCTGGTGTCGTCCATTGACAGGGTGGTCTGGGTGACGAAGGCCAGGGCCTCGGGGTTGCGCACCTTGAGCCGGGCCACATCGGCCTCGTCTTCCACCAGGTAGATGGCGCCGGCTGAACCATCCACCCGTTGTTGAATTCGCCAGCCCCTATCTGGCGCGGCCTGAAGCGCATTTGTGCCCGGGAACTTCATGGTTTCGGGAAAAGGTTAGTGCACCAGGCTGAATGCTGGCGCCATGAACTCTATTTCCGATCGGCTTAGCCCGGCACGCTGGGCAGCTTTTCGCCAGAACTGACCGATGCGCAACTGGAAATGCTCGATGATGGCGTCAGCATCAGACGGCTTGATACGGTAGTAATGCGCCACCGAGCGGGCCAACTGCAGATCCATCGCATTGTCGTCTTCGGAGATGTTCAACTTCAACCCGTCAGCGTAGGGCACAGGGTTCATGTCGTAGGCGGCCGACAAGCGCCATCCCCGACCAGGATCGAGGATGAAGCCGTGGTTACGCAGGTGGTCGTCGGTGTTGCTGACCAGCAGGTTGAAGACGATGCGCTGCCACAGCTCCTTCAGATCTTCTTGCGGAGCCGCCCCATGGCGCATCAAGACCTCGGCGATCTCAAAGTAGCTGACACCGGTGGAGTGATCATCGCCATCGGCATGGCCGGTCATGGTCATGGCCGACGCGAAGTGCAGACGCTGGCCGTCCTGCGTGCGATCGAAGCGCTTGACCATGAAACAGTGATGGTCACTGGCGAACTTCGCCGCGGTTCCTTCTGCCACACGCAGGCCGCAGAGGTTGGCCAGCGTGTTGACCACCATTTCCCACGCCCCGACGTCGTAGTCGTCATTGTTGCTGGGAAATTTGGCGATCCATAAGGCATTCTCCGGGCCGGCAACGCTGGCCTTGGGCCGCGCACCGCCCAGCGAGCCACCGGGTGCGATCAGCATACGCAGCCAGTCTTGGCCTTCGCTCATGTCCTCGCCACGCTCAAAGCGCCGGGAGGCTTCTTCCAGCTCGCGCAGCTTGGCCAGCGGCGGCGCCGCCCGGTCGTGGTGGTCGTCGAGGAACGGGCCATGCGCTTGCGTCTTGAAGCGGAGTCCGCCGATGCGGAAGCTATCGTGCACGCCGAGCAGGAAGTCGGATTCATACAGCCTGGCATTTGTTGGCGCAGCACCCGCACGCTTGTCGCGCTCATGTCGCCGTTTCATCAGCAGACGCCCCCAGCGGTCGGGCGAAGCATCGGAGAATACGCCAAAGGTATCCGACCCCTGGGCGGGAAACTGCCGGCCGGCAGTCGCCCAGATCCTTGGGTCGATCTGTACCTGGAGCCCAGGGGTTTCCAGCGCAGCGGCGGCGTACTCGAAGTCAAACCGCTCGGCGGCTTTCGTGCGCAGGCAGTGCAAATATCCCAGGAGCTGGGGGCCACCAAGGCCGTCCCAGTCGGCGTAAACCAAGACAGTGTTATCCATCAGATTCCCTCAGCAGCGATTCGGCCAGGTCTGCACCGGTAACCAACGTCGAGCGCGGGGGATACTTCTTGATTGCGGTGAGTGCCGACCGACCGCCATCCTCCTTCAGCTTCCCGCCCCCCGCCATTCGCACCTTGCCCTGGCCCGGAGCCGAAGTTCTGGCCTTCGGGAGAGACAGTTCGGCGTCCTGGAGATGACGCCCAAGCTCATCCTGCAGCGCCACATGGGACAGATCATTCTCCAGCCCCAACGCCTGCAGCACAGCCAGGTAGGCACCGATGGTCACGCCAGCGCTGCCCTGCTCGAGCGAGCGCAGGGTAGGCAGTGACATGCCGGCCCGCTCAGCCATCTGCTTGGCAGTGATTTTCCGGCGCTTACGCGCAAGCATCAGGCGCTCGCCAAAAGACTCGAGCAAGCGGTCTGTTGCGGGTAGCAAAGGGGCGGTTCTCTTAGCCATAGTGAAAGTATTTATTAATTATCATGCGATAGATGGAGGAATAATAACACCCGCAACACATATACTCGCACCAACCGTAAAAGTGAAAATATTATTTAATATATCTAGATATATATGAAAACATATTTTCATATTAGCAAACCGAGCTTGATGCACGAACGAAAGCAAACAAAGAGCTTATGCCGCTGCCAGTGATTGAACCCCGAGGACAACGAGGCGCGCGCACATACCAGCCGGCATCAGGGTCACACGCCGCAGCGTAGACTTAGACGAGCCAGGGATGCGCCGGATTATTGCTGAAGGGCACGCAATCCGTAGGGTCATTCGCCGCAGGCAGTGCACCGTGGTTGATCGGCGTGGCGCAAAGCTGGCGGGCTGTCGCTGCGCGCCAAAGCCGTACGCAACTGACGCCTCGCCTCGTGCGGGGCGTTTTGTTGTTGCGCGGCTAATCCATTCTACGGAACTGCTCAGAGCTGCTGAACGCGCAGCTCTTTGGGCATGGAGAACGTCACGTTCTCCGGCCGCCCTTCCAGCTCGCTCTCCCCTGTCGCGCCCCAGGCCTGGAGCTGGCTGATCACCCCGCGCACCAGCACTTCCGGCGCCGATGCACCGGCGGTGATGCCGATGCCGCTAACGCCATCGAACCACTCACGCTTGAGGTCTTCGGCTCCATCGATCAGGTAGGCCGGGGTGCCCATGCGCTCGGCCAGTTCGCGCAGGCGATTGGAGTTGGAGCTATTGGGGCTGCCGACCACCAGCAACACGTCGCTCTCGGCGGCCAATTGTTTGACCGCGTCCTGGCGGTTCTGGGTGGCGTAGCAGATGTCGTCCTTGCGCGGCCCGCCGATGCTGGGGAATTTGTTGCGCAGGGCGTCGATGACCTTGCTGGTGTCGTCCATCGACAGGGTGGTCTGGGTGACAAAGGCCAGGGCCTCAGGGTTGCGCACCTTGAGCCGGGCCACATCGGCCTCGTCTTCCACCAGGTAGATGGCGCCACCATTGGCCGTGTCGTACTGGCCCATGGTGCCTTCGACTTCCGGGTGGCCGGCGTGGCCGATCAGGATGCATTCGCGCCCCTCGCGGCTGTAGCGCACCACTTCCATGTGCACCTTGGTCACCAACGGGCAGGTGGCGTCGAAGATCTTCAGGCCGCGCCGCTCGGCTTCGTTGCGCACGGCCTGGGAAACGCCGTGGGCGCTGAAGATGACGATGACGTCGTCGGGGATCTGATCCAGCTCTTCGACGAAGATGGCGCCGCGTGCGCGCAGGTCTTCGACCACGAATTTGTTGTGCACCACCTCATGGCGTACATAGATCGGCGGGCCGAAGACTTCCAGGGCGCGGTTGACGATTTCGATGGCGCGATCGACACCGGCGCAGAAGCCGCGGGGATTGGCGAGTTTGATATGCATGGTGACTCCCGGCGCGCGGAAAACTTGAGGATGAAGAGTGTAACGCGAGACGCCTGCACGATCCCGAGCTACGGGTTCGAATCGACACGCGGGGCGCCCTTCGCAGGGTTGCCTCACGCCTTTGATCGTTCCCACGAACCTCAGGGATACGCGGCGGAACTATGCTCCAGACGCTCGGCCAGCCAGACTTTAATGATCGATTGGCGCGTCACGCCCAAGCGGCTGGCTTCACGGTCCAGGGACTCGATCATCCACACCGGAAAATCGACATTGACCCGCTTTTGCTGATGCTTGGCCCGCTTCGCTTGGGAGAGGTCGAGATGAGAGACGATGTCCTCGTCGCCTTCGTCGACAAGCCGATCAAATTTCGCTGCTTTCATATAGGGCTATCTCCTCCGTACGGGACCCGCGAACGGAAATAATGCGTATGTGCTCTTGCCGATAAGTAATCACGGCTGACCAGTGTTTCTCTGCTATCCGCCCAATGACCAGGTAGCGCGGCTCATCTTGGGTCTTGGCAGGAATCTCCAACAGATCGAGATCCTTCCAGAGCCGCTGGGCGACGATGAAATCGATCCCGTGCTTTACCTGGTTGGACTGGCTCTTGGCTTCGTCGTAGTTGAACGTCAGCATGGTATAGAAATTATACCCATCACTCCGTTATCGCAACTCACGACTCGACAACCGTTACCACGCGCCACGTGGGCGCGGCCGGACGGCGTTCCGCTTCAGCCGCGAAAGCTTGTGAAGCACAGCACAGCTTCGCGGCTGAGGCCCCCCTTCAGGTGCCCACAAGCCGACAAACGCGATTGCCTCGCTGCGCAGCGTCGAAGGCTGCGGGCAGTCGCCTAGCCAATCAGAGCGCTTTGACCGCGATGATCTCGACGTCGAAGCTCAGGGTCTTGCCGGCCAGCGGGTGGTTGAAGTCGATGGTCACCTGGTTGTCGTCGAATGCCTTGACCACGCCCGGCAGCTCGGCATTAGCGGCGTCATTGAAGATCACCAGCAAACCATCGGAGAGCTCCATGTCCTTGAACTGGCTGCGCGGCATGACCTGCACGTTCTGCGGGTTGGGCTGGCCGAAACCATGCTCAGGCAACACCTGCACAGTGCGCTTGTCGCCGGCCTTGAAGCCGAACAATGCGGACTCGAAACCGGGCAACAGATTGCCGTCGCCGACTTTGAAGGTGGCGGGCTGCTTGTCGAAAGTGCTGTCGACCACGTCGCCGTTGTCCAGCTTGAGGGCGAAATTCAGGGTGACTTCCCTGTCCGGGCCGATACGTACGTCAGTCATGGGGTAGTTTCTCCGGATTTGTTGCTTTTGAACATATCCAGCGCCAAGAGGATAGCGCCGAGGGAAATAGCGGCGTCCGCGACATTGAAGGCCGGGAAGTACCAGCGGTGCTGCCAGTGCACCAGGATGAAGTCGACCACATGGCCGAACACCACGCGGTCGAGCAGATTGCCCAGCGCGCCGCCGAGTACCAGCGCCAGCGCCATGGCCAGCCAGGTTTCATCCGGTTTCAAGCGCTTGAGCCAGACCACCAGCACAGCGCTGACGACTATGGCGATCAAGGCAAACAGCCAGCGCTGCCAGCCCGAGGCGCCGGCCAGGAAGCTGAACGCCGCGCCGGTGTTGTAGGCCAGGGTCCAGCTGAAGTAATCGGGGATCACCACGATCTGCTGGTACAGGGTCAGCGCGTTGTCGAAGTAGAACTTGCTGGCCTGATCGATCACGAACACCAGCAGGCTCAGCCACAACCAGGGCAACCTGCCGAAGCGGGCGCTCATACTCTGCCTTCCTGTAGGAGCCAGCTCGCTCGCGGTATACCGCGAATCGCCGGGACGCCGGACCGCAGCAAGCTGGCGCCTACAGATACCGGCACAACAGTGCGCGGGGCATCACGCATAGTGACGAACCTCGCCAGCGCCTTCGATATTGTCCACACAGCGGACGCAGATTTCCGGATGCGCCGGATTGACCCCGACATCTTCACGGTGATGCCAGCAGCGCGCGCACTTGGCGTGCCCGGACTTGAGTACTTTCAGCTTGAGGCCCGGCACTTCGGTTTCCACCGCATCGCTCGGCGCACTGCTTAGCGGCGCCAGGCTGGCAGTCGAGGTGATCAATACGAAGCGCAGCTCGTTGCCGAGCTTGCTCAGGTCGGCAATCAGGCTGTCTTCGGCGTAGAGGGTCACTTCGGCCTGCAGGTTGCCGCCGATGGCCTTGGCCGCACGCAGGTTTTCCATCTCCTTGTTGACCGCGACCTTGACCGCCATGACCCGTTCCCAGAACTCGCGGCTCAGCTCGAAGTCCTCTGGCAGCTCGCTCAGGCCCTGGTACCAGCCGTTGAGCATCACCGATTCGTTGCGCTCGCCCGGCAGGTACTGCCACAGCTCGTCGGCGGTGAACGCCAGTACGGGCGCGATCCAGCGCACCAGCGCCTCGGCGATATGGAACAACGCAGTCTGGCAGGAACGCCGCGCCACGCTGTCGGCGGCGGTGGTGTACTGGCGGTCCTTGATGATGTCGAGGTAGAAGCCGCCCAGCTCCTGCACGCAGAAGTTGTGCACCTTCTGGTAGACGTTCCAGAAGCGGTAGCTGTCGTAGGCTTCCTCGATCTCGCGCTGCAGCAGCAGGGCGCGATCCACCGCCCAGCGATCCAGCGCGAGCATGTCCGCGGCAGGCAGAACATGCTGCGCCGGGTCGAAACCGCTGAGGTTGGAAAGCAGGAAACGCGCGGTGTTGCGAATCCGCCGGTAGGAGTCGGCGCTGCGTTGCAGGATCACCTTGGACACGGCCATTTCGCCGGAGTAGTCGGTGGACGAGACCCACAGGCGCAGGATGTCGGCGCCCAGGCTGTCATTCACTTCCTGCGGCGCGACCACGTTGCCCATCGACTTGGACATCTTGCGGCCGTTCTCGTCGACCACGAAACCGTGGGTCAACAGCTCCTTGTAGGGCGCGTGACCATCGATGGCGCTGCCGGTCAGCAGGGAGGAATGGAACCAGCCACGGTGCTGGTCGGAACCCTCCAGATAGAGATCGGCGCGCGGGCCAGTGGCATGGCCGAGCGGATGCGAGCCGCGCAGCACATGCCAGTGAGTGGTGCCGGAGTCGAACCAGACGTCCAGGGTGTCGCCGATCTTGTCGTACTGCGCGGCCTCGTCACCGAGCAACTCGGTGGCATCCAGCTTGAACCAGGCTTCGATGCCCGCCTGCTCGACGCGCAGCGCTACGGCCTCCATCAGCTCGGCGGTGCGCGGGTGCAGCTCGCCGCTTTCCTTGTGCAGGAAGAACGGGATCGGTACGCCCCAGTTGCGCTGGCGCGAGATACACCAGTCCGGCCGGCCGGCGATCATGCTGTGCAGGCGCGCCTGGCCCCAGGCCGGGACGAATGCAGTTTGCTCGATGGCGGCTAGCGCGCGTTCGCGCAAGGTGTCGCCTTCGT encodes:
- the ileS gene encoding isoleucine--tRNA ligase; translation: MTDYKATLNLPDTQFPMKAGLPQREPQILQRWNDMGLYQKLRQLGEGRPKFVLHDGPPYANGSIHIGHAVNKILKDIITRSKTLSGYDAPYVPGWDCHGLPIEHKVETTFGKNQPSDLTRERCRTYAGEQIEGQKADFIRLGVLGDWDNPYKTMDFANEAGEIRVLAEMVKQGFVFKGLKPINWCFDCGSALAEAEVEYQDKKSDAIDVAFPVEDADKLAAAFGLASLSKPASIVIWTTTPWTIPANQALNVHPEFNYALVDTGDKLLLLAEELVESSLQRYGLQGEVIAIAKGEALELIRFRHPFYERFAPVYLADYVELGAGTGIVHSAPAYGEDDFRSCKGYGMSNDDIISPVQSHGVYVESLPFFGGQFIWKANPNIVAKLDEVGCLLKHEVIQHSYMHCWRHKTPLIYRATAQWFVGMDKQPNEGDTLRERALAAIEQTAFVPAWGQARLHSMIAGRPDWCISRQRNWGVPIPFFLHKESGELHPRTAELMEAVALRVEQAGIEAWFKLDATELLGDEAAQYDKIGDTLDVWFDSGTTHWHVLRGSHPLGHATGPRADLYLEGSDQHRGWFHSSLLTGSAIDGHAPYKELLTHGFVVDENGRKMSKSMGNVVAPQEVNDSLGADILRLWVSSTDYSGEMAVSKVILQRSADSYRRIRNTARFLLSNLSGFDPAQHVLPAADMLALDRWAVDRALLLQREIEEAYDSYRFWNVYQKVHNFCVQELGGFYLDIIKDRQYTTAADSVARRSCQTALFHIAEALVRWIAPVLAFTADELWQYLPGERNESVMLNGWYQGLSELPEDFELSREFWERVMAVKVAVNKEMENLRAAKAIGGNLQAEVTLYAEDSLIADLSKLGNELRFVLITSTASLAPLSSAPSDAVETEVPGLKLKVLKSGHAKCARCWHHREDVGVNPAHPEICVRCVDNIEGAGEVRHYA